In the genome of Fusobacterium varium, one region contains:
- a CDS encoding helix-turn-helix domain-containing protein, translated as AKFIEAKKEVESYILKVIKGLSESDREILDDIIAVLGEWTTVKEVAKYFNVHTNTIYNLINDDVIMVRRVNGRAIRIYSKSLVCMLED; from the coding sequence GCAAAATTTATAGAGGCAAAAAAAGAGGTTGAAAGCTATATTTTGAAGGTTATAAAGGGGCTTTCTGAATCTGATAGGGAGATTTTAGATGATATAATAGCAGTTCTTGGAGAGTGGACAACAGTGAAAGAGGTAGCTAAATATTTTAATGTCCATACAAATACTATATACAATTTGATTAATGATGATGTGATAATGGTTAGAAGGGTAAATGGAAGAGCTATAAGGATATACAGTAAAAGCTTGGTTTGTATGTTGGAAGATTAA